GAAGCCGTAACGCTCGCCGGACTGCGGATTCGGCACGGGCGGGCGCGGCTGGAAGGTGATCCCGAACGAGAGCGTACGCAGGCTGGGGCCGCGGACGCCGAGCGCGTCGAGCTTCGCCGCGAGCGCCGCGTAGGCGGCGTTGTTGGCCGAGGTCGCGGCGGCCGCGCGATCGTCGTTGGTGATGATGCCGAAGGTGACGATCGCCCGGTCGGGGGCGCGTTCGACGACGCCGACGCCCGTCACCGAGAGCGTCGGCGCCGGCGGCGGCTCGGCCGCCGGGGCGGCGGCCGGCAGCGCGACGGCGAGCGCCAACGCCGGAACGGCCACGTGTGCGATGCGTGGGAAGCGTTTCATGTTCACCTCAACGGAGCGGGCAGGCGCCTCGTGCCCGTTTCGGGGCCGGGGTGCGGGGAATCCTAAGGAGCACCGGCGCCGATCCAAGCGCCACGAAACTCGAGGAGAAAGGCTACCGCGTCATCATGAGTATCTTGAGCTGGTTGGTCGTCGGCCTGATCGCGGGGTTGCTCGCGAAATGGGTGGTGCCCGGCGAAGGGCCGGGGGGCATCCTGGGCGACATCGTCGTGGGCATCATCGGTGGGTTCATCGGCGGTTGGCTCTTCAACATGTTCGGCCATACCGGGCTGACCGGGATCAACATCTGGAGCATCGTCGTGGCCTTCGTCGGGGCCGTCATCCTGCTGTTC
This DNA window, taken from Candidatus Sulfotelmatobacter sp., encodes the following:
- a CDS encoding GlsB/YeaQ/YmgE family stress response membrane protein — its product is MSILSWLVVGLIAGLLAKWVVPGEGPGGILGDIVVGIIGGFIGGWLFNMFGHTGLTGINIWSIVVAFVGAVILLFILRAISGRRATY